The Erythrobacter litoralis HTCC2594 nucleotide sequence GCAAACAAGGCCGTGCCCGAGCCGAGTTTCGAACAGCGCGCCGCGTTCGAGAACGCCTCGCTGACGCGCGCCGTCAGGGAGGTCGCCCGCGGCGCGCCCTGGCGCACCGGCATCCGCTTCTACCAGGAAATCGCCCAGAGCGCCGATACGCCCGAGGAACACGCGCTGCGCGCCGAACTGGCCCGCGAGATCGGCCGGCGGGACCTGGCCGTCAATGTCGCCGAGGCCGCCGGTGCCGACGGGCTCAACCAGTTCGTAGCGCAGGGTTTCCCGCGCTTGCAGACGCCGCCGGGCGTCGACTGGACCATGGTCCACGCGATCAGCCGGCAGGAAAGCCAGTTCGCCGAAAACGCCATCAGCCACGCCGGTGCGCGCGGGTTGATGCAGCTGATGCCGGGCACTGCGCGCGAACAGGCGGGCAAGCTCGGCATGAGCTACATGCAGGCCAACCTGATCGAAAGCCCCAGCTACAACATCCAGCTCGGCAATGGCTATTTCGCGCGGATGATGGACTATTACGGCGGGGCCTACCCGCTCGCCATCGCCGCCTACAACGCCGGGCCGGGCAACGTGAACAAATGGCTGCGCTCCAATGGCGACCCGCGCCGGGGCGATATCGATTACGTGACGTGGATCGAGCGGATCCCGATCTTCGAGACCAAGAATTACGTCACACGCGTGATCGAGAATGCCGCCGTGTACGAGCATCTCTATCCCGACAACGCCCCCATGGGCCGCCCGCGCATGGCACGGGACTTCCTGCGGTAGTCACTACTCATGTCGCAGCCGAGCCATCCCATCACGCCCGGCGGCTATGCTGCGCTGAAGGCACGCTACGACCGTTTGCTCGGCACCGAGCGGCCCGAGATTGTCGAGATCGTCAGCTGGGCGGCGGGCAATGGCGATCGCAGCGAGAATGGCGACTATATCTATGGTCGTAAAAGAATGCGCGAGATCGACCGCGAGCTTGCCCATCTCGCGCGGCGCATGAAGCATGCCCGCGTAATCGAGCCCTCCGAACAGCCCGACAAGGACCGCGCCTTCTTCGGTGCCACGCTGACGCTGGCGGACGAAGACGATGCCCGGAAAACCGTCACGCTGGTCGGCGACGACGAGCAGGATGCCAGCGCCGGAAAGATCGGCTGGTCGAGCCCGCTCGCCCGCGCACTCAGGGGTGCGCGTGTCGGGGATCTTCGCACCGTGCACCTTCCTTCGGGCGAGAGAGAATGGGAAGTGATGGCGATCGCCTATGCATAAGCTGTTGCCCTTTGTCGCCCTGCTCGCCTTCGCCGAACCTGTCGCAGCCAAGGATTCGCTCGGCGTGTTCGGCGAATGGGGTGCATTTCGCGATCCGCAGGTGCCGCGCTGCTATGCCATCGCCAAGCCTGCGGCGAGCCGCCTGCGCCGCGATTACGAGCCCTTCGCGAGCGTCGGCACCTGGCCCCGCCGCAATATTCGCGGCCAAGTGCATTTCCGCATGTCACGCGAAATCGACGGGGATCGGCCCATCACCCTGACTATCAACGACCGTCGCTTCACCCTGACCGGCGGCGGCGGCGACGCCTGGGCGAAGGACCAGGCGATGGACGCCGCCATCGTCGCCGCAATGCGCTCGGGCGCGCGGATGGTGGTGGGTGCGACGGGAACCAACGGCAGGCGGTTTTCCAACAGCTACGACCTCGACGGCGCAGCGACCGCACTCGACGCCGCCACTGTGGGCTGCGCACAGCGGTAAGATGCACTGGCCGCATATACGAACGGCCGGGATCGCCCCGACCGTTCGCGTGTACTGCGGTATGCAAGCTATACGTTAGAACCGCACACCCAATCCGACGCTGACCTGGTGACGGTCAAGGTCGACGTCGAAGCGATCGCTATCGGGCAGCGTGCCATCGAAATCGACTTCCGCCCGCGAATAGTTCGAATAGCGGTATTCGGCATTCACGAACATGTTCCGGTTGATGGCGTACTCCAAGCCGCCGCCGACACGGTATCCGTCGAGATCGTAATCGGTGTCGAATTTGGTCGTGCCGTCGTTCGAGCGGATATTGAGCTTGGCATTGGTATAACCGCCTTTGACGTAGGCCAGCGCCTGGTCGCCGATTTTGGCACCGACGCGCGCACCGAGATAGAGATCGCGGTCGGCCGAGACGTTGCCGAAGCCGAAGCCTTCGAAATCGCCATTGTCGAAATCGGTATCGGCGGTGGACCATGCGAATTCGGCTTCGGGGCCGATCACGACCGGGCCGAGATCGACGTCGTAGCCGACCGCTGCACCGTAGATCACGCCTTCGGCGGACTGGTCGTTGTTGGGGTTACCGTCGTCGTCAACGCTGCTGCCGGCCTTGATATTGTCGTAGCCCGTCACCGCCTGCACGCGTGCACCGGTGAAGGGGGAATCATTTTGGACCGTCTGCGCCAGCGCCGGGGAGGCGGTGGCCATTGCGGTTCCTGCGAGAATGAGTGCGACTGCCTTGTTCATTGTACTACTCCATTTTCACAACGCGATTCTTGCCGCGTGGACCCCTTCAATGAGCAAATGGAGGGCGAAGTTTCATGAACCTGAAACAACAAGAATATGTTGCTTCTGAGTAACATTGTTGCGCCGAGATGCATCCTGCGGGCGACGAAAATCCGGAACCGTCGGCCACTTCGAGACTTGGCGCGCGGGGCGCGCGTCCCCCGCGCCACCGGATCATCTGGATTTACCGGCTGGCCGCGCCTATATGCGCGCCTCCCATGGCCGATACGTCTCTCATGCCGATCCCCGGACAGGTGGATCCCGTTCCCGCGCCGCGTGACATCACACCGCGCGCCGATGGTCGTGTCGACCTGATGGGCCTGCCCAAGGCGCGCATACAGGAATTGTTCGCGGAGGCCGGACTCGACGCCAAGCAGGCCAAGCTTCGCAGCAAGCAGGTCTATCACTGGCTCTATCATCGCGGCGTGACCGATTTCGAAGCGATGACCGATATCGCCAAGACCATGCGCCCATGGCTGGCCGAGCGCTTTATCGTCGGGCGGCCCAATGTGGTCGAGGCGCAGCATTCGACCGACGGCACACGCAAGTGGCTGCTGCAGACCGACGACGGCCACGATTTCGAGATGGTGTTCATCCCCGATGCCGATCGCGGAACACTGTGCGTTTCGAGCCAGGTCGGCTGCACGCTCAATTGTCGCTTCTGCCACACCGGCACGATGCGGCTGGTGCGCAACCTGACGCCGGGCGAGATCGTCGGCCAGGTCATGCTCGCGCGCGATGCGCTCGGCGAATGGCCCAAAGGCCGGATGGACGGGCTCGACGATGTCGAGGACACCGGTCACTATTCAGCCGACGGCCGCCTGCTCACCAATATCGTGATGATGGGCATGGGCGAGCCGCTGTACAATTTCGACAATGTTCGCGACGCGCTCAAGCTGGTCATGGACGGTGAAGGGCTCGCTTTGTCGAAGCGCCGCATTACGCTTTCGACCAGCGGCGTCGTTCCCATGATGGAGCGCTGCGGCGAGGAGATCGGCGTAAACCTCGCCGTCTCGCTGCACGCCGTCACCAAGGACATCCGCGACGAGATCGTACCGATCAACAAGAAATACGGCATCGAGGAATTGCTGCAGGCCTGCGCCGACTATCCCGGCGCGTCGAATGCCCGCCGCATCACCTTCGAATATGTCATGCTCAAGGACAAAAACGACACCGACGAGCATGCGCGCGAACTGGTGCGGCTGCTCAAGCAGTACAATCTGCCGGCAAAGGTGAACCTGATCCCCTTCAACCCCTGGCCCGGCGCGGCCTATGAATGCTCGACGCCGGAGCGAATCAGGGCTTTCAGCAATATCGTCTTCGAAGGCGGCATCAGCGCCCCGGTCCGCACGCCGCGCGGGCGCGATATCGACGCGGCCTGCGGGCAGCTCAAGACCGCCGCCCAGAAAAAGAGCCGCGCCGAGCGTGATCGAGAAGCGGCAGCCGAAGCGGAGGCCGCTGCATCCCAAGCTTGATCGGTTGCGTATCTCCCTTATCCAAACAATGACGTGGGGAGACGTTGCCATGAAAATTCGACACCTGACCGCTGCCATCGCGCTCGCAATAGTTGCGCCCATCCCTGCTTCTGCCGAGCCTGTCGCGCCGACCGAGATCATCGTCGGCCAAGACATGCCGGGAGCTTTCTTCGCGGTGCCGGAGGGCACCGGCCCCTTCCCCGCGATCATCCTGCTGGGCGGCAGCGAAGGAGGTGACAGTACGGCGCGCCGCATGGCGCCACGCTTCCTCGCCCAAGGTTATGCAATCTTTGGCCTGCCATACTATTCGCCTGCATGGGGCGATCGCGAGCAGCAATTTCCCGCACTGTCAGACGCTTTCGATGGCATTGCTATCGAGAAAGCAGAAATGGCGCGCGCTTGGCTCGCAGAACGCGACGAAGTGCGCGCAGACGACATCGGAATCTGGGGTGTTTCCAAGGGCGGCGAATTCGCGCTGCTGGCCGGTTCCTATCTGGATGGTTTTGCCGCCATCGCAGCGATCGTTCCGAGCGATGTCGTGTGGGAAGGCTGGGGTCCGGGCCGCGAGTCTGGCACAGTCAGTTCCTTCAGTTGGCAGGGCGAACCACTTCCCTTCGTGCCCTATGAAGGCATGGCAGAGGAGTTCGCCAATCCAACGGGCCCAAATGGACGCGCGCGACTGCGGCTGCCGCATGACAGGGGTCGCAACGCAAACCCTGATCGGGCCGTTGCCGCGCGCATCCCGGTCGAGCGGATCGATGAACCGGTCTTGGTTGCGGGCGGCGATGCCGACCTGGTCTGGAATTCGGGCGAAATGGCACAGATCGTCGCCGAGCGCCGGGCCGCCGCGGGTCTGCCGACCGTATCGCTGATATTCACCGATGCAGGCCACAGCCTGAGCGGAGACGGTACGCCCAACCCATATTCGAATGACGAAGAGTTGTCCGCGCAAAGGATCGTCTGGCCCGCGACGCTCGAGTTCTTCGCGACATATCTCAAAGACTGAGGATATGCCCGCCGATCCCGCCACGATTGCATTTTACCAAGAGCGGGCGCCGCATTACACATTGAGCTTCGGGCAAGCGCCCAGTCGCCATCTCGATGCCTTCCTCGACCGCTTAAGGTCGAGCGCGCACATTCTCGAGCTGGGCTGCGGCGGCGGGCGCGACTCGAGGCATATCATCGAGCGCGGTTTCGATCTCGATGCGACCGACGGGGTCGCGGCCATGGCGCGCAAGGCGAACGAGCGCTGGAATGTCGGCGCCCGGGTCATGCGCTTCGACCAGCTCGATGCCGAGGCCGAATACGATGCCGTATGGGCCCATGCCTGCCTGCTGCACGTCGCCCGCGCCGACCTGCCCGGCATCCTCGCGGCAATCCACCGCGCTCTGCGGCCCGGCGGCTGGCACTTCGCCAATTTCAAACTTGGCGATGGGGAGGGCCGTGACCTGCTTGGTCGCCTGCACAACTTCCCCTCGCCCGAATGGCTGGAAACCGCCTATCGCGCTGCGGGCTTCGCCATTGAAGCGACCGATATTTATCCCGGCGAAGCCGCCGACGGCACCCAGCGCGACTGGATGGCGCTCACTCTGCGGCGTTGACAGGTTCTGCAAATACCTCGCTCGGCGGCGTGATATCGGGCCATTGCTCAAGCTCGATCCGCACCGGCTCGTAGGTCTCGATCCGGCCCTTCTCCTTGAGCAGGCGCACGATCACAGGATCATAGCGCAACTGGCCCTTCAGCCCCTCGTCGCGCCGTTCGCTCGGGCTCAGATGCGCGGCGAAACTCGGTTGCAGGTAGCCAAGCGCGAGCCGATAATTCGACCCGCGCAAGTTCGTGGCGATCGCCCGCTGCGCGGCGTCGAAGCGGCCGATCTGCATCATGGTCTGGGCGTAGAGCGCTGGCAGGTCGCGCGCCAAAGTCTCGAACGCCTTCAGTGCCGGCTCCTCGTCGCTCAAGCGCCCGAGCAGGTGCAGCGCCCGCACCTTGACTGCCAGCATCTGCGCCCGCGCATTAAGCGCCATCTCGCGCTCGTCCAGTTCGGCAATCGCCGGTTCGATCGTCTCGAGCGCTTCCTGCAGACGCCCGCTTTCGAGCAGGAACTGCGCATAGTTGGCCGAGGCATTCAGCTTGATCGTGCTGTCCATGCCGGAAAATGCCCGGATCGCCTGCCGGTAGAGCGCATCCGCCTTGTTTGCCTGACCATTGACGAGATGCGCCTTGGCAATCGGCGACACCCAAAAGGCAAAACCCAACGGTGCATTCCCGGCGTCGGCACTGGCTGCAAAGGCCCGCTCGAGCTCGTTGCCATAGCGCGCCAGAACGGCCTGCGGATCGCCGTAGGCCACCGCCTGGCGCAGGAATACGCCGCCAGTTGCGCCATCGCGCGTTGTCGCCGCGTCCCTACCGATCTGGCCGACGTAATCCGCCACGCGTTCGGTCAAGGTCTCGGGCGACATGTCGATGGCGGGCCAGAACGCGCTATATTGCGCATCCGCCCGGATCGATTGCAGCGCCGACGGGTCGGCTACCTTGGCCAGCGCCGCGCGGGCAACGTCCTCGCGTTCGGGATCCTCCGCCGCGTTGGTGAAGATGGCGTAGTTCATGCCGGAGGCGCGCGCGGCCGATCCCGGATCGTAGCCGATGCGTTCGAGCGCAAGGAACAGCGCCGCTTGCGTGTCGAGCCGACCGATCGCCTCCAGATTGCCGCTGACGGCATCGAGCGTATAACCATCGAGCAGCCGCGCCGCCTGCGGCTCGGTCGCCGCCAGTTCCATCCACAAACGAGCCGCCGCGACGGCTTCGGACCCGAAAGAGAGCGCATCGATGGCCAGCATGCGCAGCGGAAGGGTTTGCGGATAGGTCTCGATCAAGTGTTCGAATTCGGCGCGCGCTTCGTCGTCGCGACCGACGCCGGCAAGGGTGCGCGCCCGTTCGCCCGCGACAAAGGCATATGCGCCCGAAGGTTTGCGCAGGTCCGCAAGCACAGTCTCGAGTGCCGTCAGTTTTTTCGCCTGGTCGGTCTGCAGCAAAGCGCTGCGCACTTGGGGCCGCATCGCCGCATTCGGGCCGGTGAAAATCGATTGGAGCAACCGGTCGAGTCCGTCTTCGCCGCGCACCTCGATTGGCGGCGCTTCCTGCGCGACGAGCGACACGGGCGACAGGGCAGCAGCGAAAATCAGCGCTACGGCGCAGATGGAGGGAAAGGAATTCAAGCGACGCACTCCCGAGGCAAGCACATTGGAGGACGGGCACTGATGATACCGATTCGCAAACTCCCACGCCCGGCAATCCGCACCTAAGTGCCTATAGATGCAGCACTTCGCAGGAGAAAACCATTTATGTCGATGCAGTCGATTTGCTTGACGAGCTTTACGCGTATGGCAGGGGTGCCTGATGGAGATTGCCGTCACCGCCTTGTGTTCCGGTACCGGAGCGTCGCTGCGCAGCGGCAAGTCCAGCGGTATCCGCAAGCTGCCCTTGCAGGGCCCGGTCGCGATCGGCGAGCGTGGTATCGACAGCGACGAGCAGATCGATCGCAAGCATCACGGCTATCCCGCCATGGCGCTGCATCACTTCCCGCATGAGACCTATGCCTGGCTGCGCCATCATTTCGGCGCCCTGCCCCGGCTGGAGGGGCCGGGCAGCATGGGCGAGAACATCTCGACCGATGGAATAAGCGAGCATGATCTGTGCATCGGTGACCGCTTCCGGCTCGGCACGGCAGTGATCGAAGTGACCCAACCGCGCCAGCCGTGCGCGACGATCGAGCAGCATCTCGAAGCCAAGGGCATCGTCAAGGCGCTGGTGGCCGCGGCGCGATCGGGCTGGTTCTACCGCGTGCTGGAACCGGGCGACACCGAGGTCGGCGTTCGCCTGCAGCGGATCGAACGCGGGCATACGCGCTGGAGCATCGCCCGTGCGTTTCTGGCGACCTATTCCAGCGCCCGCGCCCCCGATGCGGAGCTGGAGGAACTGGCAGGACTGGGGCGGGTTTCCGACCGCCTGGTCCACGACATTGAAAAGCGCCTCCGCCGCTGAAGCGCCGTCAACCGCTCCCGATACCGGTGGTCCACAGCACGATCTGGCCGATCACCGTGAGGGTGCAGAACACGGTCCCCAGAATTGGCACTATCATCCACATATTCGGCACATCATCCGGCTGGTCCTGCCGCTTGAGCTTCCACAACGCCGCATTGACCGTGATGAATACCAGCAGGATCGCCAGGCTCGTACCGCTCGCCAGGGTCCCCAGCGGCACGAACAATGCCAGCACCAGAACCACCGCAAGCGTCACCAGCGTCGCGATTATCGGTGTGTTGGTGGTCTCGTTCGTCCGGCCCAGCCACTCGGGCGTCCCCGACCGCGCGTCGCGGCCCATATCCATCAGCAGCCGGCTGGCGGCGATGACCTGGGTGAGCGCGCCGTTGACGATCACGAACAGGCTGGCAATGGCGAGCGGCAGCGCAGGAAAGCCGCTGTCCCGGGTCGCCGCATAGACCAGCGGCGCGTCGGCACCGGCGATGCGGTCGATATCATCGCGACCACCCAATGCCGCAGACACGGCGAGGTAGAACAGGAAGACGATAATGAGCACGATCCACATGGCGCGCGGCAAGGTCTTTTTCACATCCTCTACCTCCTCCGCGGTCTGCGCGACATCGCCGAAACCGATGAAGGAATAGATGGCGAGGAAAGCGCCGGCGAATATCGCGCTTAGGGCCCCGGCGTTGCCGATCCCGCCCCCCTCCTCGCCGAGGCTGGCAGCAAAATCGCCGGGCCACGCCATCAGACTGTCACGGGTGAGCCACAGGATGACAAGCAGGGTCACGATGCCGACCCCGGTCGTCAGCGTCATGAACCAAGCGCTTTGCTTCATGCCGGCGATGGAAATCACGCCCAGCAGGACGACCAGCCCGCTCGTCGCCATCCAGCCCGGAACGTTTACGAAGCTGTCGAGATAGCTGACAAAGCCGGTCGTGATCGTCGCTCCGGAAACGATGTTGGCAACGATCAGCATCCAGCCAGCGGTCGTCGGCAATTTCCATGTCGTGCCGAATGCCTTCTCGACGTAATCGATCGCCCCTCCAGCCGTGGGAACGCGAGCCGCGATCTCGGCAAAGGATAATGCAGTGAAAACGGCGACCAGGCCGGCCGCGGCATAGGCAAGCGGTGCCAGGGGGCCTGCCTTGCCCATGACCTCCCCGATAACGACGAATATTCCGGCGCCGAGGATCGTACCGGTGCCATAGAATATCAGATTGGAAAGCCCCATCGAGCGCTTGAGCGACATCGCGTTTCCCCTGCCTGCGTTGCGAGATCAATGGATTCAGCACCGGACTCGTTCCGGGAAAACAAGCGCAAAGGGGCGTCGCCTTCGCCAACCGGTTGACCGGAACTGCTGCACATTTCGCCGAACGCTTCCGGCGATGGATCGGTCGTTCATCCGAGGTTGGGGACCCCATCGCGACGACCCGCGTTGATGACCCGATACTTTCGAAGGAGCAATCAGATGAAAAAGTTTGCCATCGCATTCGCCGCAGCCAGCGTGACGCTACCCATGGCAGTGCCGGCGCAGGCCGATCCGCCGCGCCACGCCAAGGCTTATGGCAAGCGCGCAAAGGATGCGCAAATCTACGACAGCCGCGGCTACTATCGCGAACCGCGCCGTATCACCCGCAGTTCGCAGGTCTGGCGCGGCGACGACGGTCGCTATTATTGCAAGCGCGATAACGGGACGACCGGACTGATCATCGGTGCCGGTGTCGGTGCGCTCGCGGGGCGCGAATTGGCCGGACGCGGCGACCGGACCCTAGGCACGATCCTCGGCGGTGTCGTTGGCGGTGTGCTGGGCCGCGAGATCGACAAAGGTTCGCTGCGCTGCCGCTAGGCCGAACCCAAAAACATATTCTATACAGGGCGCGTTCCGCAGCCGGAGCGCGCCCTTTTTGCTGCTCCCCCTTTCCTACGTGCCTTAAACGTGGTCCATTGCGGACATGCCTTGGCGTCGCACCCTTCCCGGCCATTTTAGCGCGTATTCGCCCGACCCGATCGCAAGCGGGGCGTTTTTCGCGCCTGGACAGTGGTCCATGCGGTCCATGTCTTCAGGCTCGGGGTCCGAAGCTTGAACCGGCCCGCGGTCCTGATCACGGGAGGCGCAAGGCGAATCGGGGCGGCAATGGCTCGGGCTTTCGGCGATGCGGGCTGGCATGTCGTGATCCACTATCGTGCCAGCAAAACCGAAGCCGAAGCGCTTGCCGCTTCGCTGCCTTTCGCCGAGACCGTCGAATGCGACCTCGCCGAACCGGAAGAGGCGGAGGCGCTGATCCTGGCGCTCTCCGATCGCCTGCCGGACTGGCGCGTTCTGATCAACAATGCTTCGGTTTTCGAATACGACACTGTAACCGGCATCGAGCGCGCGGCGTATAACCGTGCAATGCAGGTCAACGCTCACTCCCCCGCTTTGATGGCACAGGCATTCTTCCGCATTGCAAAGGCGGAGGGCGGGCGACGCGTGATCCAGGTCACCGACATGAAGCTGGAGAACACCAACCCGGACTTCTTCAGTTACACGATGAGCAAGCATGCCGTCGCAGGCGCAATCGCCATGATGGCAAAGGCGCATGCCGATCCGCGCGACCGTATCTACGGCCTCGCGCCGGGCGCCATCCTCGCCAGTCACGACCAGAGCGAGAAAGAGACCGAGCGCAGCCACCTTCTCAACCTGCTCGAGCGCAGAACCGGTGCAAGCGAACTGGCCGAAGCGGCGCTGTTTCTGAGCCAGGGTTGGCTCGCCAGCGGCGAGACGCTCTACATCGATAGCGGCCAGCACCTGCTCGACCAGCCGCGCGACGTAATCTACCTTGCCAGGGAGGGGTCTGCACGATGAGTAAACCGCCGAAGAAACACGCGATTTCGACACGGATCTGGCACTGGACCAACCTGGTCTGCGTCGTGATCCTGTTCATGAGCGGGCTCAACATCTCGAACGCGCACCCGCGGCTTTACTGGGGCGAATGGGGCTTCGCGCCCGAACACGCCTGGCTCGAACTGCCGCGGTTCCCGGGCTGGATCACCATACCCGATTACTACAGCCTCGCAGAGGCACGCGACTGGCATATTCTGGTGGCGTGGCCGTTTGCGGTGATCCTGCTGTTCATGTGGGTTGCGATGCTGGTGAACCGCCACTTCAAGCGCGATCTCACGACGACGCGCAGGGAGTGGAAACCGGCGGCGATCT carries:
- a CDS encoding GreA/GreB family elongation factor — protein: MSQPSHPITPGGYAALKARYDRLLGTERPEIVEIVSWAAGNGDRSENGDYIYGRKRMREIDRELAHLARRMKHARVIEPSEQPDKDRAFFGATLTLADEDDARKTVTLVGDDEQDASAGKIGWSSPLARALRGARVGDLRTVHLPSGEREWEVMAIAYA
- a CDS encoding invasion associated locus B family protein yields the protein MHKLLPFVALLAFAEPVAAKDSLGVFGEWGAFRDPQVPRCYAIAKPAASRLRRDYEPFASVGTWPRRNIRGQVHFRMSREIDGDRPITLTINDRRFTLTGGGGDAWAKDQAMDAAIVAAMRSGARMVVGATGTNGRRFSNSYDLDGAATALDAATVGCAQR
- a CDS encoding outer membrane protein, producing MNKAVALILAGTAMATASPALAQTVQNDSPFTGARVQAVTGYDNIKAGSSVDDDGNPNNDQSAEGVIYGAAVGYDVDLGPVVIGPEAEFAWSTADTDFDNGDFEGFGFGNVSADRDLYLGARVGAKIGDQALAYVKGGYTNAKLNIRSNDGTTKFDTDYDLDGYRVGGGLEYAINRNMFVNAEYRYSNYSRAEVDFDGTLPDSDRFDVDLDRHQVSVGLGVRF
- the rlmN gene encoding 23S rRNA (adenine(2503)-C(2))-methyltransferase RlmN; the encoded protein is MADTSLMPIPGQVDPVPAPRDITPRADGRVDLMGLPKARIQELFAEAGLDAKQAKLRSKQVYHWLYHRGVTDFEAMTDIAKTMRPWLAERFIVGRPNVVEAQHSTDGTRKWLLQTDDGHDFEMVFIPDADRGTLCVSSQVGCTLNCRFCHTGTMRLVRNLTPGEIVGQVMLARDALGEWPKGRMDGLDDVEDTGHYSADGRLLTNIVMMGMGEPLYNFDNVRDALKLVMDGEGLALSKRRITLSTSGVVPMMERCGEEIGVNLAVSLHAVTKDIRDEIVPINKKYGIEELLQACADYPGASNARRITFEYVMLKDKNDTDEHARELVRLLKQYNLPAKVNLIPFNPWPGAAYECSTPERIRAFSNIVFEGGISAPVRTPRGRDIDAACGQLKTAAQKKSRAERDREAAAEAEAAASQA
- a CDS encoding acyl-CoA thioester hydrolase/BAAT C-terminal domain-containing protein, which translates into the protein MKIRHLTAAIALAIVAPIPASAEPVAPTEIIVGQDMPGAFFAVPEGTGPFPAIILLGGSEGGDSTARRMAPRFLAQGYAIFGLPYYSPAWGDREQQFPALSDAFDGIAIEKAEMARAWLAERDEVRADDIGIWGVSKGGEFALLAGSYLDGFAAIAAIVPSDVVWEGWGPGRESGTVSSFSWQGEPLPFVPYEGMAEEFANPTGPNGRARLRLPHDRGRNANPDRAVAARIPVERIDEPVLVAGGDADLVWNSGEMAQIVAERRAAAGLPTVSLIFTDAGHSLSGDGTPNPYSNDEELSAQRIVWPATLEFFATYLKD
- a CDS encoding class I SAM-dependent methyltransferase encodes the protein MPADPATIAFYQERAPHYTLSFGQAPSRHLDAFLDRLRSSAHILELGCGGGRDSRHIIERGFDLDATDGVAAMARKANERWNVGARVMRFDQLDAEAEYDAVWAHACLLHVARADLPGILAAIHRALRPGGWHFANFKLGDGEGRDLLGRLHNFPSPEWLETAYRAAGFAIEATDIYPGEAADGTQRDWMALTLRR
- a CDS encoding MOSC domain-containing protein, which produces MEIAVTALCSGTGASLRSGKSSGIRKLPLQGPVAIGERGIDSDEQIDRKHHGYPAMALHHFPHETYAWLRHHFGALPRLEGPGSMGENISTDGISEHDLCIGDRFRLGTAVIEVTQPRQPCATIEQHLEAKGIVKALVAAARSGWFYRVLEPGDTEVGVRLQRIERGHTRWSIARAFLATYSSARAPDAELEELAGLGRVSDRLVHDIEKRLRR
- a CDS encoding APC family permease; protein product: MSLKRSMGLSNLIFYGTGTILGAGIFVVIGEVMGKAGPLAPLAYAAAGLVAVFTALSFAEIAARVPTAGGAIDYVEKAFGTTWKLPTTAGWMLIVANIVSGATITTGFVSYLDSFVNVPGWMATSGLVVLLGVISIAGMKQSAWFMTLTTGVGIVTLLVILWLTRDSLMAWPGDFAASLGEEGGGIGNAGALSAIFAGAFLAIYSFIGFGDVAQTAEEVEDVKKTLPRAMWIVLIIVFLFYLAVSAALGGRDDIDRIAGADAPLVYAATRDSGFPALPLAIASLFVIVNGALTQVIAASRLLMDMGRDARSGTPEWLGRTNETTNTPIIATLVTLAVVLVLALFVPLGTLASGTSLAILLVFITVNAALWKLKRQDQPDDVPNMWMIVPILGTVFCTLTVIGQIVLWTTGIGSG
- a CDS encoding glycine zipper 2TM domain-containing protein; protein product: MKKFAIAFAAASVTLPMAVPAQADPPRHAKAYGKRAKDAQIYDSRGYYREPRRITRSSQVWRGDDGRYYCKRDNGTTGLIIGAGVGALAGRELAGRGDRTLGTILGGVVGGVLGREIDKGSLRCR
- a CDS encoding SDR family oxidoreductase, which gives rise to MNRPAVLITGGARRIGAAMARAFGDAGWHVVIHYRASKTEAEALAASLPFAETVECDLAEPEEAEALILALSDRLPDWRVLINNASVFEYDTVTGIERAAYNRAMQVNAHSPALMAQAFFRIAKAEGGRRVIQVTDMKLENTNPDFFSYTMSKHAVAGAIAMMAKAHADPRDRIYGLAPGAILASHDQSEKETERSHLLNLLERRTGASELAEAALFLSQGWLASGETLYIDSGQHLLDQPRDVIYLAREGSAR
- a CDS encoding cytochrome b/b6 domain-containing protein — protein: MSKPPKKHAISTRIWHWTNLVCVVILFMSGLNISNAHPRLYWGEWGFAPEHAWLELPRFPGWITIPDYYSLAEARDWHILVAWPFAVILLFMWVAMLVNRHFKRDLTTTRREWKPAAIWEDIKQHAKLKFDAEGGKKYNFLQKLSYGIVLGVFLPMMVFTGMAISPGAEPFFGWFSDLVGGRQSARSLHFIFAFLIAGFFVLHVALVVVHKPLKQLRGMITGVEP